The Hyperolius riggenbachi isolate aHypRig1 chromosome 3, aHypRig1.pri, whole genome shotgun sequence genome window below encodes:
- the COPS6 gene encoding COP9 signalosome complex subunit 6 isoform X1 → MAAAGAPNGGGMEVDGAVLPTVMAQGVTGSVAVALHPLVILNISDHWIRMRSQEGRPVQVIGALIGKQEGRNIEVMNSFELLSQISDDKITINKEYYYTKEEQFKQVFKDMEFLGWYTTGGPPDPSDVHVHKQVCEIIESPLFLKLNPMTKHTDLPVSVYESVIDIVNGEATMLLAELPYTLATEEAERIGVDHVARMTATGSGENSTVAEHLIAQHSAIKMLHSRVRLILEYVRAVEGGEVPFNHEILREASALCHCLPVLSTDKFKTDFYDQCNDVGLMSYLGTITKTCNTMNQFVNKFNILYDRQGIGRRMRGLFF, encoded by the exons TTCTGCCCACGGTGATGGCGCAGGGAGTGACGGGCAGCGTTGCCGTGGCGCTACATCCGCTAGTTATCCTGAATATCTCCGACCACTGGATCCGGATGCGATCACAAGAGGGCCGTCCCGTGCAAG TGATTGGAGCTCTCATCGGCAAGCAGGAGGGCAGGAATATAGAAGTGATGAACTCCTTTGAACTGCTGTCCCAGATCAGTGATGACAAGATCACTATCAATAAGGAATATTATTACAccaaggaggagcagt TTAAACAGGTGTTTAAAGACATGGAGTTTCTGGGCTGGTACACAACAGGCGGACCTCCGGATCCCTCAGATGTTCATGTCCACAAACAG GTCTGTGAGATTATCGAGTCTCCGCTCTTCCTGAAGTTGAACCCCATGACGAAACATACAGAT CTTCCAGTCAGTGTTTACGAGTCGGTGATTGACATTGTGAATGGAGAG GCCACCATGCTGTTGGCTGAGCTCCCGTACACGCTGGCCACAGAGGAAGCAGAAAGAATCGGAGTAGATCATGTGGCCCGAATGACGGCTACGGGGAGTGGAGAAAACTCAACGG TGGCCGAGCACCTCATCGCCCAGCACAGCGCCATCAAGATGCTGCACAGCAGAGTCCGGCTTATCCTGGAGTACGTGAGAGCGGTAGAAGGAG GAGAGGTGCCCTTTAACCACGAGATTCTGCGGGAGGCCTCCGCTCTGTGCCACTGTCTCCCTGTACTCAGCACGGACAAGTTCAAGACAGATTTCTACGAT CAATGCAATGATGTGGGCTTAATGTCCTACTTGGGAACCATCACCAAGACCTGCAACACCATGAACCAGTTTGTCAACAAATTCAACATCCTGTATGACCGGCAGGGAATCGGGAGGAGAATGAGGGGCCTCTTCTTCTAA
- the COPS6 gene encoding COP9 signalosome complex subunit 6 isoform X3 — translation MAQGVTGSVAVALHPLVILNISDHWIRMRSQEGRPVQVIGALIGKQEGRNIEVMNSFELLSQISDDKITINKEYYYTKEEQFKQVFKDMEFLGWYTTGGPPDPSDVHVHKQVCEIIESPLFLKLNPMTKHTDLPVSVYESVIDIVNGEATMLLAELPYTLATEEAERIGVDHVARMTATGSGENSTVAEHLIAQHSAIKMLHSRVRLILEYVRAVEGGEVPFNHEILREASALCHCLPVLSTDKFKTDFYDQCNDVGLMSYLGTITKTCNTMNQFVNKFNILYDRQGIGRRMRGLFF, via the exons ATGGCGCAGGGAGTGACGGGCAGCGTTGCCGTGGCGCTACATCCGCTAGTTATCCTGAATATCTCCGACCACTGGATCCGGATGCGATCACAAGAGGGCCGTCCCGTGCAAG TGATTGGAGCTCTCATCGGCAAGCAGGAGGGCAGGAATATAGAAGTGATGAACTCCTTTGAACTGCTGTCCCAGATCAGTGATGACAAGATCACTATCAATAAGGAATATTATTACAccaaggaggagcagt TTAAACAGGTGTTTAAAGACATGGAGTTTCTGGGCTGGTACACAACAGGCGGACCTCCGGATCCCTCAGATGTTCATGTCCACAAACAG GTCTGTGAGATTATCGAGTCTCCGCTCTTCCTGAAGTTGAACCCCATGACGAAACATACAGAT CTTCCAGTCAGTGTTTACGAGTCGGTGATTGACATTGTGAATGGAGAG GCCACCATGCTGTTGGCTGAGCTCCCGTACACGCTGGCCACAGAGGAAGCAGAAAGAATCGGAGTAGATCATGTGGCCCGAATGACGGCTACGGGGAGTGGAGAAAACTCAACGG TGGCCGAGCACCTCATCGCCCAGCACAGCGCCATCAAGATGCTGCACAGCAGAGTCCGGCTTATCCTGGAGTACGTGAGAGCGGTAGAAGGAG GAGAGGTGCCCTTTAACCACGAGATTCTGCGGGAGGCCTCCGCTCTGTGCCACTGTCTCCCTGTACTCAGCACGGACAAGTTCAAGACAGATTTCTACGAT CAATGCAATGATGTGGGCTTAATGTCCTACTTGGGAACCATCACCAAGACCTGCAACACCATGAACCAGTTTGTCAACAAATTCAACATCCTGTATGACCGGCAGGGAATCGGGAGGAGAATGAGGGGCCTCTTCTTCTAA
- the COPS6 gene encoding COP9 signalosome complex subunit 6 isoform X2 encodes MSGQHGDICDHWILPTVMAQGVTGSVAVALHPLVILNISDHWIRMRSQEGRPVQVIGALIGKQEGRNIEVMNSFELLSQISDDKITINKEYYYTKEEQFKQVFKDMEFLGWYTTGGPPDPSDVHVHKQVCEIIESPLFLKLNPMTKHTDLPVSVYESVIDIVNGEATMLLAELPYTLATEEAERIGVDHVARMTATGSGENSTVAEHLIAQHSAIKMLHSRVRLILEYVRAVEGGEVPFNHEILREASALCHCLPVLSTDKFKTDFYDQCNDVGLMSYLGTITKTCNTMNQFVNKFNILYDRQGIGRRMRGLFF; translated from the exons TTCTGCCCACGGTGATGGCGCAGGGAGTGACGGGCAGCGTTGCCGTGGCGCTACATCCGCTAGTTATCCTGAATATCTCCGACCACTGGATCCGGATGCGATCACAAGAGGGCCGTCCCGTGCAAG TGATTGGAGCTCTCATCGGCAAGCAGGAGGGCAGGAATATAGAAGTGATGAACTCCTTTGAACTGCTGTCCCAGATCAGTGATGACAAGATCACTATCAATAAGGAATATTATTACAccaaggaggagcagt TTAAACAGGTGTTTAAAGACATGGAGTTTCTGGGCTGGTACACAACAGGCGGACCTCCGGATCCCTCAGATGTTCATGTCCACAAACAG GTCTGTGAGATTATCGAGTCTCCGCTCTTCCTGAAGTTGAACCCCATGACGAAACATACAGAT CTTCCAGTCAGTGTTTACGAGTCGGTGATTGACATTGTGAATGGAGAG GCCACCATGCTGTTGGCTGAGCTCCCGTACACGCTGGCCACAGAGGAAGCAGAAAGAATCGGAGTAGATCATGTGGCCCGAATGACGGCTACGGGGAGTGGAGAAAACTCAACGG TGGCCGAGCACCTCATCGCCCAGCACAGCGCCATCAAGATGCTGCACAGCAGAGTCCGGCTTATCCTGGAGTACGTGAGAGCGGTAGAAGGAG GAGAGGTGCCCTTTAACCACGAGATTCTGCGGGAGGCCTCCGCTCTGTGCCACTGTCTCCCTGTACTCAGCACGGACAAGTTCAAGACAGATTTCTACGAT CAATGCAATGATGTGGGCTTAATGTCCTACTTGGGAACCATCACCAAGACCTGCAACACCATGAACCAGTTTGTCAACAAATTCAACATCCTGTATGACCGGCAGGGAATCGGGAGGAGAATGAGGGGCCTCTTCTTCTAA